In the Hordeum vulgare subsp. vulgare chromosome 7H, MorexV3_pseudomolecules_assembly, whole genome shotgun sequence genome, one interval contains:
- the LOC123411723 gene encoding methyl-CpG-binding domain-containing protein 2-like: MAARSAYKTPLVPTYLLTFSIALASSLRPVPAEWQRRDKSAPTPPTPHGPLRRLLRIPRPTPRKQSYLTRNFRGHNPEKGMVHPRKRSRKRLVTGDSDDDDYTDKDYSIEEDASKQLVLYDQTTRRQQREFQLAEPIYDSTPLQQIPPKTRFGGHSRVLPSIAHYTVQCAQCFKWRVVPTKEKYEELRETISEELFECARAREWNRVLSCDDPEDMSQDGSRVWAIDKPNIAQTPLGWNREVRIRGLGCSKFADVYYTSPAGTTLRSMVEIERYLAENPFYIRQGVYLGQFSFATPKPLEEGYVRKRKYSATTCELPDILEPVEVNPLCWAAPPTRRELLQMGASASNPVEVDGKPEVFETPPMHTNRRNLNQAVPSSGGRKKRAASSGEPKKRTMKQAS; this comes from the exons ATGGCAGCCCGGTCCGCATACAAGACACCTCTCGTCCCCACCTACCTGCTCACCTTTTCCATCGCGCTGGCTTCCTCCCTCCGTCCCGTCCCTGCAGAGTGGCAGCGGAGAGACAAGAGCGCACCCACTCCTCCCACCCCTCACGGGCCGCTCCGCCGCCTCCTTCGGATTCCCCGGCCGACCCCGC GAAAACAGAGTTATCTCACGAGGAACTTTCGAGGTCATAACCCTGAGAAAGGGATGGTTCATCCTCGCAAGCGTTCAAGAAAGAGGCTTGTTACCGGtgacagtgatgatgatgactacACTGACAAGGATTACTCAATTGAAGAAGATGCATCAAAGCAGCTTGTCCTTTATGATCAGACCACACGTCGCCAGCAAAGGGAATTCCAGTTAGCCGAGCCCATATATGACTCTACTCCACTGCAGCAAATACCCCCGAAGACAAGGTTTGGTGGACACTCCAGAGTTTTACCCTCTATTGCGCACTATACTGTACAGTGCGCTCAGTGCTTCAAATGGAGGGTCGTTCCAACAAAGGAGAAATATGAAGAGCTGCGGGAGACTATTTCTGAGGAACTTTTTGAGTGTGCAAGGGCGCGTGAATGGAACCGTGTTTTATCATGCGATGACCCAGAAGATATGTCACAAGATGGAAGTAGGGTGTGGGCAATTGACAAGCCAAACATTGCGCAAACTCCTCTTGGCTGGAATAGGGAGGTCAGAATCAGGGGGTTGGGTTGCAGCAAGTTTGCAGATGT GTATTACACTTCTCCAGCTGGGACAACGTTGAGGTCAATGGTTGAAATTGAGAG GTACTTGGCAGAGAATCCATTCTACATTCGACAAGGGGTTTATTTAGGCCAGTTTTCGTTTGCTACCCCAAAGCCTCTTGAAGAAGGTTATGTCAGGAAGCGTAAATATTCAGCAACAACTTGTGAATTACCGGACATTCTTGAGCCAGTTGAAG TGAATCCACTGTGCTGGGCAGCGCCTCCTACTCGCAGAGAGCTGCTTCAGATGGGGGCTTCAGCTTCAAACCCCGTCGAGGTCGATGGCAAACCTGAGGTGTTTGAGACACCACCCATGCACACCAACAGGAGAAATCTGAATCAAGCAGTGCCGTCATCGGGCGGGCGCAAGAAGAGGGCGGCGTCGTCAGGGGAGCCCAAGAAGAGAACCATGAAGCAAGCGTCGTAG